The Candidatus Zixiibacteriota bacterium genome includes a window with the following:
- a CDS encoding cytochrome c, producing MKCKLILLPIVGLASAIALVACQGNRAAQSNEGRTDGEIAFRSSCQTCHSLPNPAKWTDDQWPTLVQRYGELAHLSEQKIDAITAYLTAVN from the coding sequence ATGAAATGTAAATTAATACTTTTGCCGATTGTAGGGCTGGCATCGGCTATTGCATTGGTTGCCTGCCAGGGCAATCGTGCGGCACAATCAAATGAAGGGCGAACCGATGGAGAGATCGCCTTTCGCAGTTCCTGTCAGACATGTCATTCACTTCCTAATCCTGCCAAGTGGACAGATGACCAGTGGCCGACACTTGTACAGCGCTATGGAGAACTTGCGCATTTATCAGAGCAAAAAATCGACGCCA